A single Curtobacterium sp. MCSS17_015 DNA region contains:
- a CDS encoding site-specific tyrosine recombinase XerD: MPFERATQDYLRHIAIERGLSQHTLSAYRRDLVTFGEWVGTQPVIDSAGADRAGGAAVLDDVGRLARADLAGFVQHLATKPEGPLAPRSVARMLSSVRSFSAFAAAEGWLPLDPGASVRPPKAPMRLPKAISVHDMERLLGAVVGDEPAQLRDRALLELLYATGARVSEAVGLSVDDVTTLAGIDDAADDTGDGTDVSVVRVTGKGNKQRIVPLGSYARAAVDAYLVRARPVFAARGPGTPALFLGARGARLSRQSAWLVIQAAAERAGLAAHVSPHTFRHSFATHLLEGGADVRVVQELLGHASVATTQIYTLVTADMLRDVYQTAHPRARR, translated from the coding sequence ATCCCGTTCGAGCGTGCCACCCAGGACTACCTGCGGCACATCGCGATCGAGCGGGGGCTGTCACAGCACACCCTGTCCGCGTACCGGCGCGACCTCGTGACGTTCGGGGAGTGGGTCGGGACGCAGCCCGTGATCGACTCCGCCGGTGCCGACCGTGCCGGCGGTGCCGCGGTCCTCGACGACGTCGGCCGCCTCGCACGCGCGGACCTCGCCGGGTTCGTGCAGCACCTCGCGACGAAGCCGGAGGGGCCGCTCGCGCCGCGGTCGGTCGCCCGGATGCTCAGTTCGGTGCGCTCGTTCAGCGCGTTCGCGGCGGCGGAAGGCTGGCTGCCGCTCGACCCCGGCGCCTCCGTCCGACCGCCGAAGGCACCCATGCGCCTGCCGAAGGCGATCTCGGTGCACGACATGGAGCGGTTGCTCGGCGCGGTGGTCGGTGACGAGCCGGCGCAGCTCCGCGACCGTGCCCTCCTGGAACTGCTCTACGCGACCGGAGCCCGCGTGTCCGAAGCGGTCGGGCTCTCCGTCGACGACGTGACGACGCTCGCCGGGATCGACGACGCTGCGGACGACACCGGCGACGGAACCGACGTCTCGGTCGTACGGGTCACCGGCAAGGGGAACAAGCAGCGGATCGTGCCGCTCGGCAGCTACGCACGAGCGGCGGTCGACGCCTACCTGGTGCGGGCGCGGCCGGTGTTCGCTGCTCGTGGCCCCGGAACCCCGGCGCTGTTCCTCGGGGCGCGCGGGGCTCGGCTGTCCCGGCAGAGCGCGTGGCTCGTCATCCAGGCCGCGGCTGAGCGGGCCGGACTCGCCGCCCACGTCTCCCCGCACACGTTCCGGCACTCCTTCGCGACGCACCTGCTCGAGGGCGGGGCGGACGTCCGTGTCGTGCAGGAGCTGCTCGGGCACGCGAGCGTCGCGACGACGCAGATCTACACGCTCGTCACGGCCGACATGCTGCGGGACGTCTACCAGACGGCGCACCCGCGGGCGCGGCGGTAG
- a CDS encoding NUDIX hydrolase, whose translation MTDAPIADETASYDVTGSERVFKGAVWDITRDHIDYNGSDMVREYVDHTGAVAVYAEDDEGRVLVIQQYRHPVQLRDWELPAGLLDQEGEDHLTAAKRELAEEADIEADEWQHLVRYNTSSGGSNEFIEVYRATGVRATESAFEREAEEADIVIRWVPRAELVEGILAGRLHNSALIVATLAVEALERR comes from the coding sequence GTGACTGACGCACCGATCGCCGACGAAACCGCTTCCTACGACGTCACCGGCTCCGAGCGGGTGTTCAAGGGTGCGGTCTGGGACATCACCCGCGACCACATCGACTACAACGGCTCCGACATGGTCCGTGAGTACGTCGACCACACCGGCGCCGTCGCCGTGTACGCGGAGGACGACGAGGGCCGTGTGCTCGTCATCCAGCAGTACCGGCACCCGGTGCAGCTGCGTGACTGGGAGCTGCCCGCCGGGCTGCTCGACCAGGAGGGCGAGGACCACCTCACCGCCGCGAAGCGCGAGCTCGCGGAGGAGGCCGACATCGAGGCCGACGAGTGGCAGCACCTCGTGCGCTACAACACCTCGTCGGGTGGCAGCAACGAGTTCATCGAGGTGTACCGCGCCACCGGCGTGCGCGCGACGGAGTCCGCTTTCGAGCGCGAGGCGGAAGAGGCCGACATCGTCATCCGCTGGGTGCCGCGCGCCGAGCTCGTGGAGGGGATCCTCGCGGGTCGGCTGCACAACTCGGCGCTCATCGTCGCGACGCTCGCGGTCGAGGCGCTCGAGCGCCGCTAG
- a CDS encoding CTP synthase, which yields MADTLSSGTQANTSTPKVTKQIFVTGGVVSSLGKGLTAASLGNLLTARGLKVVMQKLDPYLNVDPGTMNPFQHGEVFVTDDGAETDLDIGHYERFLDIDLAQSANVTTGQVYSTVIAKERRGEYLGDTVQVIPHITDEIKRRMREQAENDPQPDVIITEVGGTVGDIESQPFIEAARQVRHELGRNNVFFVHVSLVPFMNASGEQKTKPTQHSVAQLRSIGIQPDALVLRSDRPVSDANKRKIALMCDVDEDAVVNAVDVPSIYDIPTMLHDQGLDQVIIDALRLEAHDVDWSRWNGVLTAVHEPKKAVTIALVGKYIDLPDAYLSVTEALRAGGFAHTAKVTLKWVASDECITPEGAAKNLGDVDGICIPGGFGIRGIEGKLGALKFAREQNIPTLGLCLGLQCMVIEYARHEAGLLDASSTEFDPETSTPVIATMAEQVDIIAGGDLGGTMRLGMYPAHFTDGSLAAELYGATEASERHRHRYEVNNHYREQIADAGLRFSGTSPDGTLVEYVELDRAEHPFYIGTQAHPELRSRPNRAHPLFAGLVGAAIERNESTRLFDPETEAVA from the coding sequence GTGGCGGACACTCTCAGCAGCGGTACCCAGGCAAACACCTCGACCCCGAAGGTGACGAAGCAGATCTTCGTGACCGGCGGGGTCGTCTCGTCTCTCGGCAAGGGCCTGACGGCGGCCAGCCTCGGCAACCTGCTCACGGCACGCGGCCTCAAGGTCGTCATGCAGAAGCTCGACCCGTACCTCAACGTCGACCCGGGCACGATGAACCCGTTCCAGCACGGCGAGGTCTTCGTGACCGACGACGGCGCCGAGACGGACCTCGACATCGGGCACTACGAGCGCTTCCTCGACATCGACCTCGCGCAGTCGGCGAACGTCACGACCGGGCAGGTCTACTCGACGGTCATCGCCAAGGAGCGTCGCGGCGAGTACCTCGGCGACACCGTCCAGGTCATCCCGCACATCACCGACGAGATCAAGCGTCGGATGCGCGAGCAGGCGGAGAACGACCCGCAGCCCGACGTCATCATCACCGAGGTCGGTGGCACGGTCGGTGACATCGAGTCGCAGCCGTTCATCGAGGCTGCACGGCAGGTGCGGCACGAGCTCGGTCGGAACAACGTCTTCTTCGTGCACGTCTCGCTCGTGCCGTTCATGAACGCCTCGGGCGAGCAGAAGACGAAGCCGACGCAGCACTCGGTGGCGCAGCTCCGCTCGATCGGCATCCAGCCCGACGCCCTCGTGCTCCGCTCGGACCGCCCGGTGTCGGACGCGAACAAGCGCAAGATCGCCCTGATGTGCGACGTCGACGAGGACGCCGTGGTGAACGCCGTGGACGTCCCCTCGATCTACGACATCCCGACGATGCTGCACGACCAGGGCCTCGACCAGGTCATCATCGACGCCCTCCGCCTCGAGGCGCACGACGTCGACTGGTCGCGCTGGAACGGCGTGCTGACCGCGGTGCACGAGCCGAAGAAGGCCGTCACGATCGCCCTGGTCGGCAAGTACATCGACCTGCCGGACGCCTACCTGTCGGTCACCGAGGCGCTGCGCGCGGGCGGCTTCGCGCACACCGCCAAGGTCACGCTGAAGTGGGTCGCGTCCGACGAGTGCATCACCCCCGAGGGCGCCGCCAAGAACCTCGGGGACGTGGACGGCATCTGCATCCCCGGCGGGTTCGGCATCCGCGGCATCGAGGGCAAGCTCGGCGCGCTCAAGTTCGCCCGCGAGCAGAACATCCCCACGCTCGGGCTGTGCCTCGGCCTGCAGTGCATGGTCATCGAGTACGCCCGCCACGAGGCCGGCCTGCTCGACGCGTCGAGCACCGAGTTCGACCCGGAGACCTCGACGCCGGTCATCGCGACCATGGCGGAGCAGGTCGACATCATCGCCGGCGGCGACCTGGGCGGCACGATGCGGCTCGGCATGTACCCGGCGCACTTCACCGACGGCAGCCTGGCCGCCGAGCTGTACGGCGCGACCGAGGCCTCGGAGCGTCACCGCCACCGCTACGAGGTGAACAACCACTACCGCGAGCAGATCGCGGACGCCGGCCTGCGCTTCTCCGGCACCTCGCCGGACGGCACGCTCGTCGAGTACGTCGAGCTGGACCGTGCGGAGCACCCGTTCTACATCGGCACGCAGGCGCACCCGGAGCTCCGGTCGCGTCCGAACCGCGCGCACCCGCTCTTCGCGGGGCTCGTCGGTGCGGCGATCGAGCGCAACGAGTCGACGCGGCTGTTCGACCCGGAGACCGAAGCGGTCGCCTGA